GGACCACGGCCAGTCCTGGAAGGATCTGGCGCGCTGGAACAAGCTGGAAAACCCCGACCTGATCGAGGTCGGCCAGGTTCTGCGCGTGGCGCCGCCCGAAGGGCAGGCCGCTACCGCGCCCGCCGCACGTCCGCCCGCGGCTGTCGCGGCGGCCCCGGCTGCGGCCGCCACCCCCGGACAGGCGGAGCCGGCACCTGCAGAGCCGGCCCAGATTCCGCCCGCGCCGCCGCCGGCCCCGGCCGGCAGCCCGCAGTTTTCCTGGCCGGCCAGCGGTACGGTGCTGGCCAAATTCGACGAAGGGCGCAACAAGGGAGTGGACATCGGCGGTGCGGCGGGCGAGGCGGTGCTGGCCTCGGCCGACGGCCGCGTGGTGTATGCGGGGGCGGGCCTGCGCGGCTACGGCAATCTGGTCATCGTGCAGCACAACAAGACCTACCTCACGGCCTATGCGCACAACCAGAAGCTGCTCGTCAAGGAAGACCAGAACGTGCGCCGCGGCCAGAAGATTGCCGAGATGGGCAACACCGACGCCGACCGCGTGAAGCTGCACTTTGAAATCCGCCGTGAAGGCAAGCCGGTCGACCCGCTGCGCTACCTGCCGGCGCGCTGATGCCTGCTCCGCCCGGGCAGGCGCAGGACGCGGCGCCAGCCCGTCTGTCTGAGATCGAACAGCGCGAGTACACGCTCGGCGCGGCGCAGCACGGCCAGCGTCTGGACAAGGTGCTCGCGGCGCTGGTGCCGGAATTTTCGCGCAGCTACCTGCAGCAGTTGCTGCAGCAGGGCGCGGTGCGGCTCAACGGCGGCCCCGCGCCCAAGCCGGCGCACAAGGTCAGCCTGGGCGACACCCTGGAGGTGCAGATGCGCCCCACCGAGCAGAGCCAGGCCTTTCGCCCCGAAGCCATGGCACTCGAGGTGGTGCATGAAGACGCGCACCTGCTGGTCATCAACAAGCCCGCGGGTCTGGTGGTGCACCCGGCGGCGGGGCACTGGAGCGGCACCTTGCTCAACGGCCTGCTGGCGCGCGATGCAGCGGCCGCGGCCCTGCCGCGCGCCGGCATCGTGCATCGGCTGGACAAGGACACCAGCGGCCTCATGGTGGTGGCGCGCAGCCGCGCGGCCATGGATGGCCTCACGCGTGCGATCGCCGCGCGCGAGGTGCAACGCCGCTACCTGGCGATCTGCTGGGGACGCTGGTCGCCCGGCATGCAGCGCAGCGTGGATGCGCCCATAGGGCGCGACCCGCGCAACCGGCTGCGCATGGCAGTGGTGGATCTGGCCCTGCATCCTGGCAAGGCAGCCCGAACCGAGGTGCAGGGCCTGGCAAGCGAGGGCGCCGTGAGCCTGCTGTGCTGCCGGTTGCACACCGGGCGCACGCACCAGATCCGCGTGCACCTGGCTTCGCTGGGCCATCCGCTGGTGGCGGACGCGCTCTACGGCGGTGCGCCGGCTGGCGCGCTGCGGCGCCAGGCCTTGCATGCCTTTTCGCTGGCGCTGGTGCATCCGATCACTAGCGAGGCGCTGCATTGGCGCGCGCCCTTGCCGGCAGACCTGCAGGCGGCCTTGCAGGCTTTGGGCTTGCACTACAATGATTTTTGAAGTGGCGCTGCGCCAGAGAGCGCGCGGCGCCAGCACCAGCAGCAGCGCCCGCGGTTGCCTTGCAGCACGCGCCAGCGCAACAGGCCGCCATCAGCGCGGACCGATGACCTGATTTTTCATCGCCACGGGGGCGCATGCCGCGCGATCGGCCGGCACCCACCGGGCGCAGACCCATGAACACGGTGCAAGCCAAAAAGGTCCTGGAGACCGCATTGCTCTGCTCGCCCCAGCCCCTGGCGGTGCGCGAGCTGCGCGCGCTGTTCGAGGATGCGCTCGGCGCCGATACCGTCAAGCTCCTGCTGGCGCAGTTGCAGGCCGAATGGGCGCAGCGCGGCGTCGAGCTGGTGCAGGTGGCCACGGGCTGGCGCTTTCAGAGCCGCCCCGAGATGCGCGCCTGGCTGGACCGGCTGCTGCCGGAGAAGCCGGCGCGCTACAGCCGCGCGACGCTCGAGACGCTGGCCATCATCGCGCACCGCCAGCCGGTGACGCGCGGTGACATCGAAGACATCCGCGGCGTGGTGGTCAACAGCCTGATCATCAAGCAGCTGGAAGAGCGGGGCTGGATCGAGGTGGTTGGCCATCGCGACACCGTGGGGCGGCCGGCGCTGCTTGCCACCACGCGCCAGTTCCTCGACGACCTGGGTCTGCAGTCGCTGTCCGAGTTGCCGGCGCTGGCCGCGCAAGAGGATGCGCTGCCTCGGTCTTTGCAGGCAGAGCAAGCGGGGCAGGCGCAATTGCCGCTGGCCGAAGGCGGGGCGTACGAAGCGGGCGCGGCGCCCGAGATCACTGCGGGAGACGATGGTGAACGACGAGATGAATGAGCAGCCGGAGCAGCCAGTCTCCGGGCAGGACGCGCAGGGCGCCCCGGCGGCGCCGCAACCCGGGCAGGGACAGGCTCGGCCAGGGCGCGGCCGCCAAGGTGGGCGGCGCAAGGCACCGGCGCAAAAGCCCGGCTACGGCTTTGCGGACGTGGTCTCGGGCCGGCTCGACGACGATGAGGACAACGCCGAACTTCCCCCGCCCAAGCGCGTGCTGCAGCCGCGGCCCGAAGCGCCCAAGCTGCACAAGGTGCTGGCGCAGGCGGGCATGGGCTCGCGTCTGGACATGGAGCAGCTGATCCTGGAAGGGCGCATCTCGGTGAACAACGAGCCGGCGCACATCGGCCAGCGCGTGCAGTTCGGCGACCAGATCAAGGTCAACGGCAAGCCGATACGCTTTCGCATCGAGCCGCCGGCGCCGCGCGTGCTGGCCTACCACAAGCCGGCCGGCGAGGTCGTGACCACCGACGATCCGGAGAACCGGCCGACGGTGTTCCGCCGGCTGCCGCGCTTGGTACAGGGCAAGTGGCAGGCCGTGGGCCGGCTGGACCTGAACACCGAAGGCCTGTTGCTCTTCACCAGCTCGGGCGACCTGGCCAACCGCCTGATGCACCCGCGCTTTGGCATGGAGCGCGAATATGCGGTGCGCGTGCTGGGCGCGCTCAGCGACGAGGAAAAGCGCCAGCTGCTCGACGGCGTGGCGCTGGAAGACGGCCCCGCGGCCTTCGGCGCCATCGAGGACGGCGGGGGCGAAGGCGCCAACTGCTGGTACCGCGTGACCATTGCCGAAGGGCGCAACCGCGAGGTGCGCCGCATGATCGAGGCCGTGGGCCATGCGGTCAGCCGGCTGATACGCATACGCTATGGCGCCATGGTGCTGCCGCGCGGGCTCAAGCGCGGCACCTGGATGGAGCTCGATGAGGGCGACATCCGCGCACTCACGCAGGCGGCGGGCATGCCCGAACGTGCGGCCAGGGGAGAGCGCAAGGGCGGCACGGCCAGGCCGGGCAAACGCCGTGGCGGCACGCGCGGCATGGGTCGTGAGCCCGGGCGCGATGCCCGCCAGGGCGCATCGTCTCAACCGGACCCCATGAAAACCTCGGTGGGCTACATCGGCGCGGACAGCTTTGCACGCCAGCGCCGGCAGAAACAAAACCCCGGCCCACGCCGCAGTGGCCGCAGGCCGTGAGCGGTAACCTTAAAATCGACGGTTTTGCGCACGACGCAGGCATTTTCACAACACACCATCAGGAATGCACATGGCCACAGAACGCACCCTCTCCATCATCAAGCCCGACGCCGTCGCCAAGAACGTCATCGGCCAGATCTACGCGCGCTTCGAGGCCGCCGGCCTGAAGATTGCCGCCGCCCGCATGATCCATCTCTCGCGCGCCCAGGCCGAGCAGTTCTACGCGGTGCACAAGGAGCGCCCCTTCTTCAAGGACCTGGTGGACTTCATGGTCTCCGGTCCGGTGATGGTGCAGGTGCTCGAGGGCGAGAATGCCATTCTCAAGAACCGCGATCTGATGGGCGCGACCGACCCCAAGAAGGCCGCCGCCGGCACCATCCGCGCCGACTTTGCCGACAGCATCGACGCCAATGCGGTGCACGGTTCGGACGCCCCCGAAACCGCCGCCGTGGAAGTGGCCTTCTTCTTCCCCGGCCTGGCGATCCACGCGCGCTGAGGCGCGCACCTGGCCGGCTCGCCCATGCGGCAGGCCGGCGGAGTGATGCCATGATTACCAATCTCCTCGATCTGGACCGTCAGGCGCTTGCCGCATTTTGTGGTCAGCTCGGGGAAAAGCCGTTTCGCGCCACGCAGCTGTTTCGCTGGATACACCAGCGCGGCGTGCAGGACTTTGACCAGATGACGGACCTGGCCAAGTCCCTGCGCGAAAAGCTCAAGGACTGCGCCTACATCGTCGCACCGCCGGTGGCCAAGGAACACGTCTCGCAGGACGGCACCGTGAAGTGGCTGTTCGACGTGGGACGCAACAACGCCATCGAGACCGTCTACATCCCCGAGGACGATCGCGGCACGCTGTGCGTCTCCAGCCAGGCGGGCTGTGCCGTCGGCTGCCGCTTCTGCTCGACCGGCCATCAGGGTTTCAGCCGCCACCTGAGCCCCGGCGAGATCGTCGGCCAGCTCTGGTGGGCCGAGCACGCACTGCGCAAACGCCTGGGCACCGACGAGCGCGTGATCACCAACGTGGTCTTCATGGGCATGGGCGAGCCGATGAACAACTACCCCGCGCTGGTCCCGGCGCTGCGCACCATGCTGGACGATCATGCCTACGGGCTGTCGCGCCGGCGCGTGACGGTGTCCACCTCGGGCGTGGTGCCGATGATCGATCGCCTGGCCGCGGATTGCCCGGTGGCCCTGGCGATTTCGCTGCATGCGCCCAGCGACGCGCTGCGCGACACCCTGGTGCCGCTGAACCGCAAGTTCCCGCTGGCCGAGCTCATGGGCGCGGCGCGGCGCTACCTCGAGGCGGCGCCGCGCGACTTCATCACCTTCGAATACTGCATGCTCGACGGCGTCAACGACCAGCCCGAGCACGCGCGGCAGCTCATCGAGCTCATTCGCGACCCGCGCTGGGCCGGGCTGTCGTGCAAGTTCAACCTGATTCCGTTCAACCCGTTTCCGCAGTCGGGCCTGCGCCGCTCGCCCAGTGCCGCGATCGCGGCCTTCGCCAAGGTTCTGCTCGACGCCGGCGTCGTGACCACGGTGCGCAAGACGCGCGGCGACGATATCGACGCGGCCTGCGGCCAGCTGGCTGGCGAGGTGCAGGATCGCACGCGTGTGGGGCAACGCATGGCCAGGCTGCGCGAGAGCGCGAGCCATGCCGGCTCCTGAACGGCCGCATCACCATGGAGGAGCAGGGGATGGTCTCTCGGCATATGGCACACCGCAGCTTGGGCAGCTGGTTGCTGACGCCGCTTCTTGCGGCCGCGCTCGCGCTGCTGCAGGCCTGTGCCAGCGCGCCGGCGCCGGGCTCGGACGCGGAGGCGCTGGCCGCCACCGCGCCGAGCACCGATGCGCGCCACCGCGCGCACATCCGGCTTGAGCTGGCAGCCAACTACCTGCAGATGGGCAAACCCGAAGTGGCACTGGAAGAAACCGCCCAGGCGCTGGCCGCAGACCCGGGCTATTCCGAGGCCTACCAGTTGCGCGGGCTGGTGTACATGGCGCTGCAGGATTGGACCAAGGCGCAAACCAATCTCCAGCGCGCGCTGGAGCTCAAGCCTGCAGACCCCGATGTATTGCACAACCTGGGCTGGCTGCATTGCCAGCGCAAGGATTACGACAGCGCAGATGCCCTGTTCCAGCGCGCACTGGCCACGCCGGGGTATGCGTCGCGCGTCAAGACCTGGACGGCGCAGGGCGTATGCCATGAACGTGCCGGGCGCTTCCCGCAGGCGCGCGAGACCTTGCTGCACGCCTACGAATTCGACGCCGCCAACCCCGTGGTCGGATTCCACCTGGCCTCCGTCATGTTCGCCCAGGGTGACGCCAAGGGCGCGCAGTTCTATATCCGGCGCGTCAACAACGGCGAATTCTCCAATGCCGCCTCGCTCTGGCTGGGCATCAAGGTCGAGCGCGCGCTCAAGGACGCCGACGCCATGCGCCAGCTGGCCGAGCAGCTCAACCGCCGCTACCCGGATTCACGCGAAGCGATGGCCTTGGTGCAGGGGGCTTTCGATGAGTGAGCCGGCGCCGGATTTGCCCGGCCGGCCGGCCGCGGGGGGCGAGGAAGCACCGTCGGGCCCGGCCACGGCCGGACGCCTGCTGGCCGCCAGCCGGGAGCAGGCCGGAGTGCATCTGGCTGCGCTGGCGGCCGCGCTCAAGGTGCCTACCTACAAGCTGAAGGCGCTGGAGGAAGACCGCTACGAGGTCTTCACCGACGTGGTGTTCCTGCGCGCGCTCGCCTCCAGCATCTGTCGTTCGCTCAAGATCGATGCGGCGCCGGTGCTGGCGCTGCTGCCCGCGAGCGCGCCGGTGGCGCTCAAGGACCAGCAGGGCCTGAACGCACGTTTCAAGGAGGCGGGCGAGCGCGCGGAATCCGGCCGCGCGCTCGGTCTGCCGATCTCGCGTCTGACCGCCTTCGTGGTCATCGTCCTGCTGGCGGCCGCGCTGGTGCTGGCCTTCGTGCCGCGTGGCGGCGACGGCGAAGCAAGCCCGGCCACGCCGGCGTCGCCGCTGGCACCGGCCGAGATTTCCACACCCGTGGCTGTGCCCGTACCGGTGCCGGTACCCGTGCCCCAGTCTTCGCCGGCGCCGGCAGGCTCTGCGCAGGGCGACGCAGCCGCTGCAGCGCCCGCGCCGGCGCAGCCGGCCACGCCCGGCGAAGCATCCGCGCCGGCGCCTGTCGAGACCGCCGAAGCGGCGCCCGAAGCCAGTCAGGCTGCGCCCGCCGAGCCGCTGGTCATCGTGGCACGTCAGCAGACTTGGGTGCAGGTACGCAGCGCCGTCGGTGGCGTGCTGATCGAGCGCAACATGGAACCGGGCGAGCGCTACACCGCCCCGGGTGGTGGTCCCTGGTCCGTGGTGATAGGGCGTGCGGACGCCGCCGAGGTGACCGTGCGCGGTGAGGCGATGAATTTGAATGCCGTGGCACGCAACAACGTGGCGCGGTTCGAGGTGAAGTGAATGCTGAAGTCTGAAGCGGGTGCGCCCATTGCCATGGTCGCTCCGGCGCCGCGCCATACGCGCCAGGCGCGCGTGGTCTGGGGCGAGAAGGTGGTGACCGTGGGGGGCGACGCGCCGGTGCGCGTGCAGTCCATGACCAATACCGACACGGCCGACGTCAAGGCCACGGTGGCGCAGGTGCGCCAGCTGGCCATCGCCGGCTCGGAGATGGTGCGCATCACCGTCAACACGCCGGAGGCGGCCGCGGCCGTGCCCGAGATCCGCGAGCGCCTGGACAAAATGGGTGAATTCGTGCCGCTGGTGGGCGACTTTCACTACAACGGCCACCGCTTGCTGACCGATTTTCCGGACTGCGCGCGCACGCTCTCCAAATACCGCATCAACCCCGGCAACGTGGGCAAGGGCGACAAGCACGACAAGCAGTTCGCCCAGATGATCGAGGCGGCCCTCAAGTGGGGCAAGCCGGTGCGCATCGGCGTGAACTGGGGCAGCCTGGATCAGGAGCTGCTCACGGCGCTGATGGACGAGAACGGCACCCGTGGCGAACCTTGGGATGCGCGCCAGGTGATGTACGAGGCGCTGGTGCGCTCGGCCTTGTCCTCGGCGCAAAGGGCTGAAGAGCTGGGCATGTCCGCCGGTCAGGTCATTCTCTCGTGCAAGGTGAGTGGCGTGCAGGACCTGATCGCGGTGTATCGGGGTTTGGCGCGGCGCTGCGACTACCCGCTGCACCTGGGTCTGACCGAAGCCGGCATGGGCGCCAAGGGCATCGTGGCCTCGACCGCTGCCATGGCCATGCTGCTGCAAGAGGGCATAGGCGACACCATCCGTGTCTCGCTCACGCCCAAGCCGGGCGAGTCGCGCACGCAGGAGGTGCTGGTCGCCACCGAGATCCTGCAGTCGCTGGGCCTGCGCGCGTTCGCGCCCAGCGTCACCGCCTGCCCGGGGTGCGGACGCACCACCAGCACCACCTTCCAGGAGCTGGCCAAGCAGATCGACGACTACCTGCGCGCGCAGATGCCGCTGTGGCGCACGCGCTACCCCGGTGTGGAAAAGCTGCGCGTGGCCGTGATGGGTTGCATCGTCAACGGCCCCGGCGAGAGCAAGCACGCCGACATCGGCATCAGCCTGCCGGGTACGGGCGAGGCCCCGGCCGCGCCGGTCTACATCGACGGCCAGAAGGCGGTGACGCTGCGCGGAGAACACATTGCGCAGGAGTTCCAGCAACTCGTCGAGGACTACGTGCAGCGCCGCTACGGTCTGGCCGCGGGCGCCGCTTGATCGGGTTGATTTAGCTACTGAGAAGAGAGCTGGCAGCGCTTGCTGGACAAGGGCTGGAGCCTGTTTTTATATAAATTTTCAGCACCATGCAAAAACTGTCTGCCGTCAAGGGCATGAACGACATCCTGCCGCCCGATTCGGCGCGCTGGGAGTGGCTCGAAGAGGTGGTGCGTTCGCTGATGCAGCGCTATGCCTACCGGGCCATCCGCACGCCCATCGTCGAGCCCACGGCGCTGTTCGTGCGCGGTCTGGGTGAAGTCACCGACATCGTCGAGAAGGAGATGTATTCCTTCGAAGACCGGCTCAACGGCGAGCAGCTCACGCTGCGCCCCGAGGCCACGGCCGGCGTGGTGCGCGCGGCGGTGGAGCATTCGCTGCTCTACGACGGGGGCAAGCGCCTGTACTACATGGGGCCGATGTTTCGCCACGAACGCCCACAGCGCGGACGCTATCGGCAGTTTCACCAGATCGGCGCCGAGGCGCTGGGCTTCCCCGGCGCGGAGGTCGATGCCGAGATCATCCTGCTGGCCCATGCGCTGTGGGCCGAGCTGGGCCTGGCCGGCGTGCGCCTGGAGCTCAACAGCCTGGGCCAGCCCGAGGAGCGCAAGGCGCACCGTGCGGCCTTGATTGCCCACTTCGCGGCGCATCAGG
This portion of the Comamonas flocculans genome encodes:
- a CDS encoding RluA family pseudouridine synthase; this translates as MPAPPGQAQDAAPARLSEIEQREYTLGAAQHGQRLDKVLAALVPEFSRSYLQQLLQQGAVRLNGGPAPKPAHKVSLGDTLEVQMRPTEQSQAFRPEAMALEVVHEDAHLLVINKPAGLVVHPAAGHWSGTLLNGLLARDAAAAALPRAGIVHRLDKDTSGLMVVARSRAAMDGLTRAIAAREVQRRYLAICWGRWSPGMQRSVDAPIGRDPRNRLRMAVVDLALHPGKAARTEVQGLASEGAVSLLCCRLHTGRTHQIRVHLASLGHPLVADALYGGAPAGALRRQALHAFSLALVHPITSEALHWRAPLPADLQAALQALGLHYNDF
- the rluB gene encoding 23S rRNA pseudouridine(2605) synthase RluB gives rise to the protein MRETMVNDEMNEQPEQPVSGQDAQGAPAAPQPGQGQARPGRGRQGGRRKAPAQKPGYGFADVVSGRLDDDEDNAELPPPKRVLQPRPEAPKLHKVLAQAGMGSRLDMEQLILEGRISVNNEPAHIGQRVQFGDQIKVNGKPIRFRIEPPAPRVLAYHKPAGEVVTTDDPENRPTVFRRLPRLVQGKWQAVGRLDLNTEGLLLFTSSGDLANRLMHPRFGMEREYAVRVLGALSDEEKRQLLDGVALEDGPAAFGAIEDGGGEGANCWYRVTIAEGRNREVRRMIEAVGHAVSRLIRIRYGAMVLPRGLKRGTWMELDEGDIRALTQAAGMPERAARGERKGGTARPGKRRGGTRGMGREPGRDARQGASSQPDPMKTSVGYIGADSFARQRRQKQNPGPRRSGRRP
- the rlmN gene encoding 23S rRNA (adenine(2503)-C(2))-methyltransferase RlmN, with the protein product MITNLLDLDRQALAAFCGQLGEKPFRATQLFRWIHQRGVQDFDQMTDLAKSLREKLKDCAYIVAPPVAKEHVSQDGTVKWLFDVGRNNAIETVYIPEDDRGTLCVSSQAGCAVGCRFCSTGHQGFSRHLSPGEIVGQLWWAEHALRKRLGTDERVITNVVFMGMGEPMNNYPALVPALRTMLDDHAYGLSRRRVTVSTSGVVPMIDRLAADCPVALAISLHAPSDALRDTLVPLNRKFPLAELMGAARRYLEAAPRDFITFEYCMLDGVNDQPEHARQLIELIRDPRWAGLSCKFNLIPFNPFPQSGLRRSPSAAIAAFAKVLLDAGVVTTVRKTRGDDIDAACGQLAGEVQDRTRVGQRMARLRESASHAGS
- the ispG gene encoding flavodoxin-dependent (E)-4-hydroxy-3-methylbut-2-enyl-diphosphate synthase; amino-acid sequence: MLKSEAGAPIAMVAPAPRHTRQARVVWGEKVVTVGGDAPVRVQSMTNTDTADVKATVAQVRQLAIAGSEMVRITVNTPEAAAAVPEIRERLDKMGEFVPLVGDFHYNGHRLLTDFPDCARTLSKYRINPGNVGKGDKHDKQFAQMIEAALKWGKPVRIGVNWGSLDQELLTALMDENGTRGEPWDARQVMYEALVRSALSSAQRAEELGMSAGQVILSCKVSGVQDLIAVYRGLARRCDYPLHLGLTEAGMGAKGIVASTAAMAMLLQEGIGDTIRVSLTPKPGESRTQEVLVATEILQSLGLRAFAPSVTACPGCGRTTSTTFQELAKQIDDYLRAQMPLWRTRYPGVEKLRVAVMGCIVNGPGESKHADIGISLPGTGEAPAAPVYIDGQKAVTLRGEHIAQEFQQLVEDYVQRRYGLAAGAA
- a CDS encoding peptidoglycan DD-metalloendopeptidase family protein, with translation MSQIGFGWSCTGVLGAALLLAACGSTSVNQAPVESRGTALTTIGAEATAVMPQPAQPLPGAENAGKPGYYTVKPGDVLIRIGLDHGQSWKDLARWNKLENPDLIEVGQVLRVAPPEGQAATAPAARPPAAVAAAPAAAATPGQAEPAPAEPAQIPPAPPPAPAGSPQFSWPASGTVLAKFDEGRNKGVDIGGAAGEAVLASADGRVVYAGAGLRGYGNLVIVQHNKTYLTAYAHNQKLLVKEDQNVRRGQKIAEMGNTDADRVKLHFEIRREGKPVDPLRYLPAR
- the scpB gene encoding SMC-Scp complex subunit ScpB, with amino-acid sequence MNTVQAKKVLETALLCSPQPLAVRELRALFEDALGADTVKLLLAQLQAEWAQRGVELVQVATGWRFQSRPEMRAWLDRLLPEKPARYSRATLETLAIIAHRQPVTRGDIEDIRGVVVNSLIIKQLEERGWIEVVGHRDTVGRPALLATTRQFLDDLGLQSLSELPALAAQEDALPRSLQAEQAGQAQLPLAEGGAYEAGAAPEITAGDDGERRDE
- the ndk gene encoding nucleoside-diphosphate kinase — protein: MATERTLSIIKPDAVAKNVIGQIYARFEAAGLKIAAARMIHLSRAQAEQFYAVHKERPFFKDLVDFMVSGPVMVQVLEGENAILKNRDLMGATDPKKAAAGTIRADFADSIDANAVHGSDAPETAAVEVAFFFPGLAIHAR
- a CDS encoding RodZ domain-containing protein, whose translation is MSEPAPDLPGRPAAGGEEAPSGPATAGRLLAASREQAGVHLAALAAALKVPTYKLKALEEDRYEVFTDVVFLRALASSICRSLKIDAAPVLALLPASAPVALKDQQGLNARFKEAGERAESGRALGLPISRLTAFVVIVLLAAALVLAFVPRGGDGEASPATPASPLAPAEISTPVAVPVPVPVPVPQSSPAPAGSAQGDAAAAAPAPAQPATPGEASAPAPVETAEAAPEASQAAPAEPLVIVARQQTWVQVRSAVGGVLIERNMEPGERYTAPGGGPWSVVIGRADAAEVTVRGEAMNLNAVARNNVARFEVK
- the pilW gene encoding type IV pilus biogenesis/stability protein PilW; amino-acid sequence: MVSRHMAHRSLGSWLLTPLLAAALALLQACASAPAPGSDAEALAATAPSTDARHRAHIRLELAANYLQMGKPEVALEETAQALAADPGYSEAYQLRGLVYMALQDWTKAQTNLQRALELKPADPDVLHNLGWLHCQRKDYDSADALFQRALATPGYASRVKTWTAQGVCHERAGRFPQARETLLHAYEFDAANPVVGFHLASVMFAQGDAKGAQFYIRRVNNGEFSNAASLWLGIKVERALKDADAMRQLAEQLNRRYPDSREAMALVQGAFDE